One genomic window of Fusarium keratoplasticum isolate Fu6.1 chromosome 3, whole genome shotgun sequence includes the following:
- a CDS encoding N-acetyltransferase domain-containing protein: MLSWALNTLSQVWPPAPKFTEKDVPDQSGKVFIVTGASAGVGKELARILFSLNARVYLASRTESKVNEAIAYIRSAVPKSTGDLVFLPVNLEDLGSVKEAAASFLQKETRLDALWNNAGVMRPPEGSTSKQGYELQLGVNCIASFLFTQLLTPALAEAAKHEPPGSVRVLWVASSAAELFAPHGGVDMDNLDYKRNVNTGEKYGMSKGGMVLLSQEYARRHQKDGIISVSMNPGNLKTELRRHLPWIVATFFGWMSWDPVYGAYTELFAGFSQDITPENSGCWVIPWGRIAPVRDDIRASAENGLGEKFWDWDLADPPFTSDELALERATPQDVPAIKAIVDAAYTKYIERIGKPPAPMTTDYEEVLQSHDVFVLRKKEDDIIVGSIVLGHQQGSDAVKINNLVVDVTAQGRGHGGVLMRYAAEFAKSRGCSALELFTNVKMWENLGLYAKMGFMETERKTDEGYERVYFRKDL; encoded by the exons ATGCTCAGCTGGGCACTAAATACATTGAGCCAGGTCTGGCCACCAGCACCTAAATTCACCGAAAAAGATGTACCAGATCAATCCGGCAAG GTCTTTATCGTCACTGGCGCGTCAGCCGGTGTAGGCAAGGAATTAGCCCGCATCCTCTTTTCGCTCAATGCCAGGGTGTATCTCGCTTCGAGAACTGAGAGCAAAGTGAACGAGGCTATCGCGTATATTCGCTCCGCTGTTCCAAAGTCCACAGGCGACCTAGTCTTTTTGCCCGTTAACCTCGAAGACCTAGGCAGCGTCAAggaagcagcagcctcatTCCTGCAGAAGGAAACACGTCTCGATGCCCTGTGGAACAATGCCGGCGTGATGAGGCCGCCCGAAGGCTCCACGTCGAAGCAAGGCTACGAACTCCAGCTAGGCGTCAACTGCATCgcttctttcctcttcacGCAGCTTCTAACGCCAGCTTTGGCAGAGGCTGCTAAACATGAGCCGCCGGGCTCTGTGCGAGTCCTGTGGGTTGCTTCCTCAGCTGCTGAACTGTTCGCTCCGCATGGAGGCGTGGACATGGACAATCTGGACTACAAGAGGAATGTAAACACTGGAGAGAAGTATGGAATGAGCAAGGGAGGCATGGTGTTGCTGTCACAAGAGTATGCACGACGCCATCAAAAGGACGGCATCATCAGCGTC TCCATGAACCCTGGAAATCTCAAGACAGAGCTGCGACGCCATTTACCTTGGATTGTCGCCACCTTCTTTGGCTGGATGAGCTGGGATCCGGTGTATGGCGCCTACACGGAGCTGTTTGCAGGATTCTCGCAAGACATAACGCCCGAGAACTCTGGCTGCTGGG TTATTCCTTGGGGACGAATCGCTCCAGTCCGCGACGACATCCGTGCCTCAGCGGAAAACGGTCTGGGAGAGAAGTTTTGGGATTG GGATTTAGCTGACCCTCCCTTCACGTCTGATGAACTCGCACTCGAAAGAGCAACACCTCAAGATGTGCCAGCCATCAAAGCCATAGTCGATGCGGCATACACAAAGTACATTGAGCGCATCGGCAAACCACCGGCTCCCATGACAACAGACTACGAAGAAGTCCTTCAATCGCACGATGTCTTTGTGCTgaggaaaaaagaagacgaCATCATAGTCGGCTCCATCGTTCTCGGCCACCAACAAGGTTCCGACGCAGTAAAGATCAACAATCTGGTTGTTGATGTCACGGCCCAAGGACGCGGGCATGGTGGCGTGCTCATGCGCTATGCGGCCGAGTTTGCAAAGTCGCGGGGATGTTCTGCTCTAGAATTGTTTACGAATGTCAAGATGTGGGAGAATCTTGGACTTTATGCCAAGATGGGGTTTATGGAGACGGAGAGGAAGACGGATGAGGGCTACGAGCGGGTGTACTTTCGCAAGGACTTGTGA
- a CDS encoding Epimerase domain-containing protein, producing MPSAIVTGATGILGREIVKELCSRPEEWSTIYAMSRSKKEDFGPRVKHVHLDLTAAAETMSDDFKDVDADYIFFAAYLQQDSEEDSTRVNGDMLNAFCKALEITGRASSIKRFVLVTGAKNYGVHLGRVKIPMQETDPWLPEPPFPPNFYYRQQRILHEFCEKHSIEWNVTYSNEVFGFAKGNFMNFGSAIAIYAAVSKELGDELVFPGSEEFYTNATVFTDAGLHARFSRWAALEPRAANEAFNVVNGDVESWMNLWPRVAKYFGLKVPADQFLRDAPLASERPLQPEPPASVLAKEMGLQDRVPQSYIRQRIDLVKWSQTEQVQNAWKKMADREGLDPSALNKASWAFAGFAWGRDYNVVLNMTKSRKLGWTGYLDSWENLESIFDTLQKEKVIPKM from the exons ATGCCTTCAGCTATTGTCACCGGTGCCACGG GCATCCTTGGCCGAGAGATTGTCAAGGAACTCTGCAGCAGACCCGAAGAATGGAGCACCATCTACGCCATGTCTCgctccaagaaggaggactTTGGCCCTAGGGTCAAGCACGTCCACCTTGACTTGACGGCCGCAGCCGAGACCATGTCAGATGACTTCAAGGACGTTGACGCAGACTATATCTTCTTTGCTGCCTATTTGCAGCAAGATTCGGAGGAAGATAGCACCCGCGTGAATG GCGACATGCTCAATGCCTTTTGCAAGGCTCTCGAGATTACCGGGCGTGCATCATCCATCAAGCGTTTCGTCCTCGTTACTGGAGCCAAGAACTATGGCGTTCATCTCGGCCGGGTTAAGATTCCCATGCAAGAGACTGATCCATG GCTTCCTGAACCTCCCTTTCCTCCCAACTTCTACTACCGCCAACAGCGTATTCTGCACGAATTCTGTGAAAAGCACAGCATAGAGTGGAACGTCACTTATTCCAACGAAGTTTTTGGGTTCGCCAAGGGCAATTTCATGAACTTTGGCAGCGCAATTGCCATCTACGCCGCCGTGTCCAAGGAACTCGGGGACGAGCTTGTGTTCCCTGGGTCTGAAGAGTTCTACACCAACGCAACCGTCTTCACTGACGCTGGCCTACACGCGCGGTTTTCCCGTTGGGCGGCTCTGGAGCCTCGGGCAGCTAACGAGGCCTTTAACGTCGTGAATGGCGACGTGGAGTCGTGGATGAACCTGTGGCCTCGCGTCGCAAAATATTTCGGCCTCAAAGTTCCTGCTGACCAGTTCCTCCGAGATGCCCCCCTCGCGTCAGAGAGGCCGCTGCAGCCAGAACCACCAGCGTCGGTCCTTGCCAAGGAAATGGGCCTACAGGATCGTGTGCCTCAGAGCTACATCCGCCAACGCATTGATCTCGTCAAGTGGTCTCAGACTGAACAAGTGCAGAATgcttggaagaagatggcggaCCGAGAAGGACTAGATCCCTCGGCTCTGAACAAGGCGTCGTGGGCTTTTGCTGGATTCGCTTGGGGTCGAGACTACAACGTCGTCTTGAACATGACCAAATCTCGAAAGCTGGGGTGGACTGGGTATCTTGACAGTTGGGAGAATCTGGAGTCTATCTTTGATACCCTTCAGAAGGAAAAAGTCATCCCAAAGATGTAA
- a CDS encoding NAD(P)-bd-dom domain-containing protein produces the protein MGKHALVLGGYGKVAQILTQVLLRDSWTVTSVIRTKDQVPQIESLAPAGENNLNVLVHSIEDVQDVSQAKGLLSKVKPVVVVWSAGAGGKGAPERTFAIDRDAAINFIKAAVETPTINKFILISYLACRQRPPHWWNDSSWKYAQEMQGGYLKNYCKAKLAADEILLQEASKRADFVGISLRPGMLSDEPTGHVELGKTNGSEGHVSRASVAETIVSLLNHEEVQTCWLDMLDGDQDVETAVDSVVKNRDNAAEGEDVYLV, from the exons ATGGGTAAACACGCTCTTGTACTTGGTGGCTACGGGAAAGTGGCCCAGATTCTGACGCAGGTGCTGCTAAGAGACTCATGGACTGTTACGAGTGTTATCCGGACAAAGGATCAAGTCCCTCAGATCGAGAGCTTGGCACCTGCAGGAGAGAACAACTTGAACGTCCTTGTTCACAGCATCGAGGATGTCCAAGACGTCTCTCAGGCTAAAGGACTCCTCTCCAAAGTGAAGCCTGTCGTTGTGGTCTGGAGCGCCGGTGCCGGTGGGAAGGGTGCACCTGAACGA ACATTTGCTATTGATCGAGATGCCgccatcaacttcatcaaggcCGCTGTCGAAACGCCCACTATCAACAagttcatcctcatctcctATCTGGCCTGCCGTCAAAGGCCCCCTCACTGGTGGAACGACTCATCATGGAAATACGCTCAAGAGATGCAAGGCGGATATCTCAAGAACTACTGCAAGGCAAAATTGGCTGCAGATGAGATTTTGCTCCAAGAAGCATCCAAGCGAGCCGACTTTGTAGGGATAAGTCTCCGACCTGGCATGTTGTCGGATGAACCAACAGGGCATGTTGAATTGGGGAAGACCAACGGATCGGAGGGCCACGTGAGTCGTGCATCAGTGGCAGAAACCATCGTTTCGCTGCTGAATCACGAAGAGGTGCAAACGTGCTGGTTGGATATGCTTGACGGTGATCAAGATGTTGAGACTGCTGTTGACAGCGTTGTGAAGAACCGAGACAACGCGGCCGAGGGTGAGGACGTTTACTTGGTGTAG
- a CDS encoding D-ser-dehydrat domain-containing protein encodes MALPQRLAPPHDELRQFYVGKDIHDVPKPAVILDVSRVRRHCQSMLEAVDALGVRFRAHVKTHKTVEGTRLQVGQGSGDIKLVVSTLAEIDHLLPLFKEYQDAGRHVDILYGIPLPPSQIPRLAALGSELGKGSISVMIDHPSQLDSVKSFSQQTKFPARVYLKVDTGYHRAGLPPTSLNKNGLIEALAQLEAQGEAELIGLYSHSSLSYKDSSPDQAMSNLEGEIQGCLEAVHAQSHLFPKDKEITISVGASPQVTAIENLTNAEGDLSDAAQSLRKAIQTVSAGRPGGLQTTLELHAGVYSILDLQQTSTNSRRALGSFEDEIAISVVAEVCSVYNDNERSQPEALVAVGILGLGREPCPSYPGWGVIKKAHLKSQATSERRLVIDRVSQEHAIVAWEHGKDEDTADLPPLPLEVGQRVVIFPNHACITGALYGWYLVVDSSDEENPTKIVDVWVRASGW; translated from the exons ATGGCTCTTCCACAAAGACTCGCGCCCCCGCACGACGAACTACGCCAGTTCTATGTCGGAAAAGACATCCACGATGTTCCCAAGCCGGCCGTCATCTTAGACGTGTCACGAGTTCGAAGACATTGCCAATCCATGCTAGAGGCTGTGGATGCTTTGGGTGTCAGATTCCGTGCCCATGTCAAGACACACAAA ACAGTCGAGGGCACGCGGCTTCAAGTTGGGCAAGGCAGTGGCGACATAAAACTCGTCGTATCGACTCTAGCGGAGATCGATCACCTTCTCCCACTCTTCAAGGAGTATCAAGACGCAGGCCGACATGTCGACATCCTCTACGGCATCCCACTTCCACCATCTCAAATTCCTCGACTCGCTGCCCTTGGCTCCGAGTTGGGGAAAGGAAGCATCTCGGTTATGATCGACCATCCCTCCCAACTCGACTCAGTCAAGAGCTTTTCCCAACAGACGAAATTCCCCGCTCGCGTTTACTTGAAGGTCGACACTGGTTACCACCGTGCGGGACTACCTCCAACATCCTTGAACAAGAATGGCTTGATAGAAGCTCTGGCGCAGCTTGAGGCACAGGGGGAAGCTGAGTTGATTGGACTGTACTCGCATAGTAGCCTGAGCTACAAAGACTCTAGCCCTGACCAAGCTATGTCTAATCTGGAGGGTGAGATACAAGGCTGTCTTGAAGCCGTACACGCCCAGTCCCATTTGTTCCCCAAGGATAAAGAGATCACAATCAGTGTCGGGGCTTCTCCGCAAGTTACAGCCATCGAAAACTTGACCAACGCCGAAGGAGATTTGTCAGATGCTGCCCAGTCTCTACGCAAGGCGATTCAAACGGTCTCGGCCGGAAGACCAGGCGGACTTCAGACCACCCTTGAACTCCATGCAGGAGTGTACTCCATCCTTGATCTTCAGCAAACCTCAACGAACTCAAGGAGGGCCCTAGGGTCAttcgaggatgagattgcAATCTCAGTCGTTGCTGAGGTCTGCAGCGTCTACAACGACAACGAGCGATCTCAGCCAGAAGCACTGGTTGCTGTCGGTATCCTCGGCTTAGGCAGGGAACCTTGCCCTTCGTATCCGGGCTGGGGAGTCATCAAAAAAGCCCACCTTAAGTCCCAAGCAACCTCAGAGAGGCGATTGGTCATTGACCGAGTGAGTCAGGAACACGCCATAGTGGCCTGGGAGCacggcaaagatgaagatACCGCTGATctacctcctcttcctttggAAGTTGGCCAGAGAGTTGTCATTTTCCCGAACCACGCCTGTATCACCGGGGCTCTGTATGGATGGTATCTTGTAGTTGATTCgtctgatgaggagaacCCGACTAAGATTGTTGACGTGTGGGTTAGAGCGAGTGGATGGTAG
- a CDS encoding Zn(2)-C6 fungal-type domain-containing protein, which produces MPTLNADMYKPAPRREKKTNIVRTRTGCITCRERRKKCDEKKPACSTCERLGKRCERYKAGFNFKNVSFDASPNPQRGTRRNGARYAQQEECSPEAVTAQTPLSHESSPVNLTISSRPSPRAPEATTSSTPLSESMISLPISPFSDMGAAGFEFTNTALGDGFALWAGDVDYASLKPLADDAHSSQFGSDTHLGAPLGTSGGEETSAQTPRLADTPPLVERGLRNEATPDCHVSEVMDLPDLSDLPTTNSPITDLMILGTNLTTSNTIQPYQILKSPSPFLLSDNQVVYMDFWLHQCLPALHPIFKDFPILGDLPVVVTDTMMALSAGRLSRMLPQRSSSTLPSLLGLSFKPDSSHKTRSQKYYYSAIKGISDWVKDSNASQATTTLATLILFCYWESSMGNFRDFSVHSSGATKLIEAQESTLVQQGFVGYGLMAAWVRAQMNNWWRRMHFSTVEFQRKQDPVSISHNVELILDLVGDTKASVLVMLCESLRIYSSAVVGYWDLFRDPPPTNEDSQPGSQTPTASSASREGDACLYPYTLLMKAQTRKLNDWHTKLPLSQLPITSFHSACPATLEDSRLTVEPLYFQSHDSAMNYAYYITARIIQSADLLKDQKSTTSAQEADRWALILLQIAAGIDWEECIRLNTFAIGFSGLLLVCAMHTSNPAISLWIQNWLEERQRSSHLEEGSFPVLQILQVLRAVNHERVRGRDIFAVFQTVDDGGGEGKFHSYHSQTLTSVMVYGKEKDTENMVSYSIPV; this is translated from the exons ATGCCTACCTTGAATGCGGATATGTACAAACCCGCCCCGCGGCGGGAAAAGAAGACAAATATTGTCCGAACCCGAACTGGCTGCATTACATGCCGTGAGCGAAGAAAAAAG TGTGATGAAAAGAAGCCTGCTTGCAGCACATGTGAAAGACTTGGAAAGCGCTGTGAAAGGTACAAGGCGGGCTTCAATTTTAAAAATGTTTCCTTTGATGCATCGCCAAATCCTCAACGGGGGACTCGCAGGAATGGAGCCCGTTATGCTCAGCAGGAGGAATGTTCACCAGAGGCAGTCACCGCGCAGACTCCCTTGTCTCATGAATCATCTCCCGTCAACTTGACGATATCTTCGAGGCCAAGCCCACGGGCGCCCGAGGCGACGACTTCCTCAACCCCGCTTTCGGAATCAATGATATCGCTCCCAATAAGTCCCTTCTCGGATATGGGAGCTGCCGGCTTCGAGTTTACCAACACTGCTCTAGGTGATGGGTTCGCGCTTTGGGCTGGTGACGTCGATTATGCTTCATTGAAGCCGTTGGCTGATGACGCGCATTCGTCGCAATTTGGCTCGGATACACATCTAGGGGCTCCGCTTGGCACCTCAGGAGGCGAGGAGACTTCGGCCCAGACCCCAAGGCTTGCCGACACGCCGCCACTCGTTGAACGTGGATTGCGGAATGAAGCTACACCAGACTGCCACGTCTCAGAAGTAATGGATTTGCCGGATTTATCGGATTTACCTACTACAAACTCCCCCATTACAGACCTCATGATCCTGGGCACCAACTTGACCACATCCAACACGATCCAGCCTTACCAAATACTCAAAAGCCCAAGCCCGTTTTTACTCAGCGACAACCAAGTAGTATACATGGATTTCTGGCTTCATCAATGCCTCCCTGCTCTCCATCCCATTTTCAAAGACTTTCCCATCCTCGGAGACCTCCCTGTCGTGGTCACTGACACCATGATGGCCCTATCAGCAGGGCGCCTAAGTCGAATGCTTCCTcaaagaagctcctcgaccCTTCCCAGCCTCCTGGGGTTATCCTTTAAGCCTGACTCTAGTCACAAGACAAGGAGCCAAAAGTATTACTACTCCGCCATCAAGGGTATATCCGACTGGGTCAAGGACAGCAACGCGTCCCAGGCGACTACTACCCTTGCGACTCTGATTCTCTTCTGCTATTGGGAATCATCGATGGGCAACTTCCGAGACTTTTCCGTTCACTCAAGTGGTGCGACAAAGCTCATCGAGGCTCAAGAAAGTACCTTGGTGCAGCAGGGCTTTGTCGGTTATGGACTCATGGCTGCTTGGGTGCGAGCTCAGATGAACAATTGGTGGCGACGGATGCACTTCAGCACGGTGGAATTCCAACGAAAGCAGGACCCAGTGTCGATTTCCCATAACGTCGAACTCATCTTGGACCTTGTCGGGGACACAAAGGCTTCAGTATTGGTCATGCTATGCGAGTCTCTTCGCATATACTCCTCCGCGGTTGTCGGTTACTGGGACTTGTTCCGCGATCCACCCCCCACCAACGAGGATAGCCAGCCGGGTTCACAAACGCCTACAGCCTCCTCTGCAAGCCGAGAGGGCGACGCATGTTTATATCCTTATACTCTACTCATGAAGGCCCAAACCAGAAAGCTGAACGATTGGCACACGAAACTGCCGTTGTCTCAGTTACCCATCACATCCTTTCACTCGGCGTGTCCAGCCACCTTAGAGGATAGCAGATTGACTGTCGAACCTTTATACTTCCAATCTCATGATTCAGCGATGAACTACGCCTATTACATTACAGCACGAATCATTCAGAGCGCAGATTTATTAAAGGATCAGAAATCTACCACCTCGGCACAAGAAGCAGACAGATGGGCTCTTATACTGCTTCAGATCGCCGCTGGAATTGACTGGGAAGAATGCATCCGCCTCAACACGTTCGCAATCGGCTTCTCCGGCCTCCTGCTAGTTTGCGCCATGCACACCTCAAATCCAGCCATAAGCCTCTGGATCCAAAACTGGTTAGAAGAGCGACAAAGAAGCAGTCACCTGGAAGAAGGCAGCTTTCCTGTTCTGCAGATACTTCAAGTCCTACGTGCGGTCAATCATGAGCGAGTCAGGGGCCGAGACATCTTTGCTGTTTTTCAGactgttgatgatggaggtggcGAGGGCAAGTTTCACTCATACCATAGCCAGACGCTCACTTCTGTCATGGTGTATGGGAAGGAGAAGGATACCGAAAACATGGTTTCCTATAGCATTCCGGTCTAA
- a CDS encoding Zn(2)-C6 fungal-type domain-containing protein, which translates to MWRSQTLGRGIGTIPTSEPSTAAIEAEDLNSTMSNDEGSSGEDSRLTSSNGPTRKRRRERHQKISCEMCKSRKVKCDRAEPACSWCARHNRACVYLERQKPGAARNGFSLELEAKVNRIDALLQALGRRVEEHIVQDHTAASPSLASSTTNNLQGESQDGSRLTPTSLPRTSSISQARSPSLSSTTWQPGIQPQQPLVMTSLEGPTQPISSPNASGFRKDPSLHSFIIDLPPHDVVYTLVDLYFKHCNTWCPILDRKTTFASFFGPTLMEEADRILLYAIVATTLRFLKDPRMSSEMRTYYHAVAKHTVQIYAMEHISVPALRALVIITLDELGTSNGPRGWNLLSLLSQSVRQLGICEESTVFLSAEASETPHTGSMRRVAAGKPESWIEDEGRRRLYWMIYLLDRYATIATPTFDFMLDSKKVTRFLPCSYDLFSKNVPVETRAFHPSDDQQREYLVNKPENLGSFTYHCEILIILSKIHEFLKTPIDVSSTKDMAEWRNTYQTLDRSLDGWLQSLPSEYSKISALCHSDPASRVANWFMLHSAYVTSAVRLHSSAAYPTVRSHIFVPSHYAMQRCLSAVQSLGDITRDVSEADGLNLLGPPFAFSLWVAGRLLLVHAAAVGCPVDPLIDFFIDTLRNVGQHWDVASNYSKILSRLVQRGRQGDMSFAAMRRSAYDLVTLTSTARHSSLEPTSTQVTSLSELDNIDVFDFFNYPRVSNQSTANLVIRPQTMNNIQGDSTRNGIPDPEADWLAYGGSLFN; encoded by the exons ATGTGGAGGTCCCAGACCCTCGGGAGAGGGATCGGCACAATCCCCACGAGCGAGCCCTCGACAGCGGCAATTGAGGCCGAGGACCTCAACTCGACCATGAGCAATGACGAGGGATCCAGTGGCGAGGATTCCAGGCTCACCAGCTCCAATGGCCCGACGAGGAAgcggaggagggagagacaCCAAAAGATATC GTGTGAGATGTGCAAATCCCGCAAGGTAAAATGCGACCGTGCTGAGCCGGCATGTTCGTGGTGCGCCCGACACAACCGCGCCTGCGTCTACCTTGAGAGACAGAAGCCGGGGGCGGCTCGCAATGGCTTCAGTCTTGAGCTCGAGGCCAAAGTCAATCGCATCGACGCGTTACTGCAGGCCCTGGGACGTCGTGTTGAGGAGCACATTGTGCAGGATCACACGGCGGCTTCACCGAGCCTCGCGTCTTCCACCACGAATAATCTCCAAGGCGAGAGTCAAGATGGTAGTCGACTTACGCCTACAAGTCTCCCGAGAACCTCTTCAATCTCGCAGGCCAGGTCACCGAGTTTGTCCAGTACAACATGGCAACCTGGCATCCAACCTCAGCAGCCACTGGTGATGACCAGTTTGGAGGGCCCTACCCAACCGATCAGTTCTCCAAATGCCTCTGGATTTCGAAAAGACCCTTCCCTTCACTCCTTCATCATTGATCTCCCACCTCACGACGTCGTCTACACCCTCGTGGACCTCTACTTCAAGCACTGCAACACGTGGTGTCCCATCCTTGATCGAAAAACGACGTTTGCTAGCTTCTTCGGGCCGACATTGATGGAGGAAGCCGACAGGATTTTACTCTATGCAATCGTGGCAACGACGCTGAGGTTTCTCAAAGATCCAAGGATGTCATCCGAGATGCGGACATACTACCATGCCGTGGCTAAGCACACGGTGCAGATATACGCCATGGAACATATCAGTGTACCTGCTCTAAGAGCTCTCGTCATAATAACCCTGGACGAACTGGGAACATCAAACGGCCCCCGTGGTTGGAATCTCTTGTCATTACTATCACAAAGCGTGAGACAACTCGGCATATGTGAAGAAAGCACCGTCTTCCTGTCGGCCGAGGCGTCAGAAACTCCGCATACCGGCTCCATGAGAAGAGTTGCAGCTGGAAAGCCCGAGTCCTGGATTGAAGACGAGGGGCGGCGACGGCTTTACTGGATGATATACCTCCTGGACCGTTATGCAACAATAGCCACGCCGACGTTTGACTTTATGCTCGACAGCAAGAAAGTCACACGTTTCCTCCCTTGTTCATACGACTTGTTCTCCAAGAACGTGCCGGTAGAGACGAGGGCTTTTCACCCAAGTGACGATCAGCAGAGAGAATACCTCGTCAACAAACCCGAAAACCTCGGCAGCTTTACCTACCATTGCGAGATTCTCATCATCCTTAGCAAGATTCACGAGTTTCTCAAGACGCCAATTGATGTGTCTTCTACAAAGGACATGGCTGAATGGCGAAACACCTACCAGACGCTTGACCGATCACTGGATGGCTGGCTGCAGAGCTTACCGAGTGAATACAGCAAGATATCTGCTCTGTGTCACTCTGATCCTGCAAGTCGTGTGGCCAACTGGTTCATGTTGCATAGCGCATACGTTACTTCTGCAGTACGGCTTCATTCTTCGGCGGCGTATCCGACCGTCAGGTCTCACATATTCGTACCCTCTCACTACGCAATGCAGAGGTGCTTGTCTGCTGTACAAAGCCTTGGAGACATTACCCGTGACGTCTCTGAAGCAGATGGCTTGAATCTTCTAGGGCCTCCTTTTGCATTTTCGCTCTGGGTGGCTGGTCGATTGCTGCTGGTTCATGCCGCTGCGGTTGGATGCCCAGTTGATCCTCTGATTGACTTCTTTATTGATACGCTTCGCAATGTCGGCCAACACTGGGACGTCGCAAGCAACTACTCCAAAATTCTGAGCCGACTTGTCCAACGGGGAAGACAGGGTGACATGAGCTTCGCCGCCATGAGACG GAGCGCGTATGACCTGGTGACACTCACATCTACAGCTCGACACTCGAGCCTAGAGCCGACATCAACCCAAGTCACATCTCTCAGCGAGCTCGACAACATTGATGTCTTTGACTTTTTCAATTATCCCAGAGTTTCCAATCAGAGCACGGCGAACCTGGTCATTCGACCCCAGACCATGAATAATATTCAAGGAGACTCGACGAGAAACGGCATACCTGATCCAGAGGCAGATTGGTTAGCTTATGGGGGGTCGCTTTTCAACTAA
- a CDS encoding Glycerol kinase, translating to MPLINGNSNGSFIGAIDQGTTSSRFLIFDTSGEVVATHQLEFKQIYPHPGWHEHDPEELVSSVEKCIDGAVESFEARGNSRDQIKAVGITNQRETTIVWDRTTGKALHNAIVWTDTRSQELVRRLKRRLGASELPSRCGLPLSTYPSVSKLLWLLENVPDVKDAYERGVLAFGTVDTWLTYKLNGGTERDIYVSDPSNASRTMFMNLETLKYDEEIIDWFRLDPAKITLPRIVRSSDTKAYGSLAGTCLKGTKITGCLGDQSAALVGQKGFTPGLAKNTYGTGCFLLYNVGSKPVMSTHGLLSTVAFDFGEGNTMYALEGSIAVAGSSVKFLVDNFGFIQSSSKLSALAETVEDNGGCTFVTAFSGLFAPYWIDDARGTIFGITAYTQRGHIARATLEATCFQTKAILDSMEKDSGHALTELAVDGGMCNSDLIMQTQSDLIGIPVNRPAMRETTALGAAIAAGFAVGIWKDFDDLKNVNTEGRTIFEPQITNEEAAARFETWEKAVQMAKGWAS from the exons ATGCCTCTCATCAATGGAAACTCCAATGGCTCCTTCATTGGAGCCATCGATCAAGGCACAACCAGCTCAcgcttcctcatcttcgacaCTAGTGGCGAAGTTGTGGCGACGCATCAGCTCGAGTTCAAGCAGATCTATCCTCATCCTGG ATGGCATGAGCATGACCCAGAAGAGCTAGTAAGCTCTGTGGAAAAGTGCATTGATGGAGCTGTCGAGTCCTTTGAGGCTCGAGGCAACTCACGCGACCAGATCAAGGCCGTGGGCATCACAAACCAGAGAGAGACAACCATTGTCTGGGATAGAACGACGGGCAAGGCGCTGCACAATGCCATCGTCTGGACCGATACTCGATCTCAAGAGCTGGTCCGAAGACTGAAGCGTCGTCTCGGGGCCAGTGAATTGCCCTCGAGATGCGGTCTTCCTCTCTCCACATACCCCTCTGTCAGCAAGCTGCTATGGCTGCTCGAGAATGTTCCTGATGTCAAGGATGCGTATGAGCGCGGCGTGCTCGCTTTCGGTACCGTCGACACTTGGCTGACGTACAAGTTGAACGGCGGCACGGAGCGTGACATTTACGTGTCGGATCCTTCGAATGCGTCACGCACCATGTTCATGAACCTCGAGACGCTCAAGTACGACGAGGAAATCATTGACTGGTTCCGTCTTGACCCCGCAAAGATTACCCTGCCAAGGATCGTGCGGTCCTCAGACACCAAGGCTTACGGATCCCTGGCTGGCACATGCTTGAAGGGCACCAAGATCACCGGGTGCCTAGGTGACCAATCTGCTGCCCTCGTCGGCCAAAAGGGTTTCACCCCCGGCCTCGCCAAGAACACATACGGGACTGGCTGCTTTCTGCTCTACAACGTGGGGTCCAAGCCCGTCATGTCTACCCACGGACTTCTGAGCACCGTCGCCTTTGACTTTGGCGAGGGCAACACCATGTACGCGCTCGAGGGCAGTATCGCCGTGGCGGGCTCGAGCGTCAAGTTCCTCGTCGACAACTTTGGCTTCATCCAGTCGTCGTCCAAGCTGAGCGCCCTGGCCGAGACTGTCGAGGACAACGGTGGGTGCACTTTCGTAACGGCCTTTAGCGGCCTGTTTGCGCCGTACTGGATTGACGATGCCCGAGGTACCATCTTTGGCATCACAGCGTACACCCAGCGAGGCCACATCGCTCGCGCCACGCTTGAGGCCACGTGCTTCCAGACGAAGGCCATCCTGGATTCGATGGAGAAGGACAGCGGCCACGCCCTGACGGAGCTGGCCGTGGATGGTGGCATGTGCAACTCGGATCTTATCATGCAG ACGCAGTCTGATCTTATTGGTATCCCTGTCAATCGACCAGCCATGCGGGAAACAACGGCTCTTGGCGCCGCCATCGCAGCCGGTTTCGCAGTGGGAATCTGGAAGGACTTTGATGACCTCAAGAATGTCAACACGGAGGGCCGGACCATCTTTGAGCCCCAGATCACTAATGAAGAAGCGGCAGCTCGTTTCGAGACGTGGGAGAAGGCGGtccagatggccaaggggTGGGCGAGCTAA